The Longimicrobium sp. DNA segment GGGGGGAGGGGGCATTCGCGCCCATTCCCCACGTGTGTTACCTTTTCCGCCGCCCGTATCGAGACCCCCAGACCAGCGCACTACGATGGCCGAAGCCACCCTGCACCGCACGCCGCTGTACGCGGAGCACGTCGCCCTCAACGCCAAGATCGTCCCGTTCGCGGGGTACGAGATGCCCGTGCAGTACCCGGCCGGCATCACCGCCGAGCACCAGGCGGTCCGCAACGCCGCCGGGCTCTTCGACGTGTCGCACATGGGCGAGTTCATCGTCCGCGGTGAGCGCGCGCTGGAGTTCGTGCAGCACGTCACCACCAACGACGCTTCCAAGATCGAGGTTGGGCAGGCGCAGTACTCCACCCTCTGCAACGACGACGGCTTCCTGCTGGACGACCTCCTCGTCTACCGCTTCCCCGACCACTACATGCTGGTGGTGAACGGGTCGAACCGCGAAAAGGATTGGGCGTGGGTGTCGCGCTTCGCGGGCGACTTCGGGGTGGAGCTGGAGGACCGGACGGATGACATCGCGCTGCTCGCGCTGCAGGGCCCGCGCGCGCAGGCGATCCTTGCGCGGCTTACGGACCACGACCTGGACTCGATCCGCTACTACCGCTTCGCCGAGGGGACGGTGGACGGCATCCCCATGATCATCTCGCGCACGGGCTACACCGGCGAAGACGGCTTCGAGCTGTACGTGGGCGCGGACGACGCGGCGGCGCTCTGGAGGCGGCTGCTGGAGGTGGGCAAGGAGGACGGGCTGCTTCCCACCGGCCTCGGGTGCCGCGACTCGCTGCGGCTGGAGATGGGATACGCGCTCTACGGCAACGACCTGGACGAAGCGCGCACGCCGCTGGAGGCCGGCCTCGCCTGGGTCACCAAGCTGGACAAGGGCGAGTTCGTGGGACGCGACGCCCTGCGCCGCCAGAAGGAGGAGGGGGTGAAGGTGCGCCTCGCCGGCTTCAAGCTCCGCGAGCGCGGCTTCCCGCGCCACGGGTACCCGGTGGAGTACAACGGGGAGCGCTCCGGCGAGGTCACCAGCGGCACCATGAGTCCGACGCTCGGCTACGGCGTGGGGCTGGCGTACGTCCCCGTCGCGGCGGCGAAGCCGGGGACGGAGATCGGGATCGTGATCCGCGACCGCGCGGTGCCGGCCGAGGTGATGCGCCCCCCCTTCCATACCGGGGGGACGGTCCGCACGTGACGAACGCTCGCCACGGGTGATCCGGTGGCCGACGCGGTCCTGATCACCACCGAAGACCTGGAGCCCGCGGTCCGGCTGCGCGCCGCCTTCGAAGAGGCGGGGATCCGCACCGAGCTGCTGGCCTCCGGCGAATCGCTCGCCGAAGCCGTCGGCGAGCCGGTCCTGCTCGTAATCACCGGCGGCCTGCGGGAGCGGCGTGCGCGCTCGCTGATCCAGCAGGCGCGCGGCCGTGCGCCCGTCATCGGCCTCACCGAGCCCACGGAGCCCACGGAGCCCACCGGCCGCGCCGTCTGCCGCGAGCTGGGGCTGGCCGACTGCTTCCCCAAGCCGATCGACGTGGACGAGGTGGCGCTCATCGGCCGCCGCCTGATCCAGCGCGAGGAGCTGCGCGAGATCATCGGCATCGTGGGCGAGACGGAGGAGATGGAGGAGGTGCTGGAGCGCATCGTCCAGATCGCCCCCGTCAACTCAACCGTGCTCATCCTCGGCGAGAGCGGCACGGGGAAGGAGCTGGTGGCCCGCGGCATCCATGCCCTCTCGCCGCGCAGGCACCGGCCGTTCATTGCCGTCAACGTCGCCGCGCTCACCGAGACGCTGCTGGAGAGCGAGCTCTTCGGCCACGAAAAGGGCGCGTTCACCGGCGCGGCGGCGCTTCGCAAGGGGCTCTTCGAGCTGGCCAACGGCGGCACCATCTTCCTGGACGAGATGGGGGAGATGCCGCAGGCGACCCAGACCAAGCTCCTGCGCGTCCTGGAGGAGCGCGAGTTCAGGCGCGTGGGCGGCGAGGAGTCGATCCGGGTGGATGTGCGGGTGGTGGCCGCAACGAATCGCGACCTTCGCGAGCAGGTGGCGCTGGGCGAATTCCGGCGCGACCTGTACCACCGGCTGAACGTCCTGCGCATCGACCTTCCGCCGCTGCGCCAGCGCCGCGCGGACATCCCGCGCCTCATCGACCGCTTCATCCGCGAGTTCAGCGCGCAGCACGACCGTCCCTTCGTGGGGATCGATCCGGAGGCGCTGCGCGTGCTGGTGGAGTACGACTGGCCGGGGAACGTGCGCGAGCTGCGCAACCTGGTGGAGAGCATGGTGGTGCTCGCCCCCGGCCGCGTGATCCGCCCCGAGGACATTCCCCCCGAGGTGCGCCACAAGCGCACGGGCTCCCTGCTCCCGGTGCTGGCGCCGCGCCCCGTGTCGCAGGAGCGCGGGAGGCGCGAGGATGGCGGGGGCCCGTCGCCGGAACTGGAGTTCGTGCTGCGCACGCTGTACGACCTGCGCATGAATCTGGAGGATCTGCGTCGCGACGTGGAGGATATCCGCAAGCGCGACCAGCCCGTCATCGCCCTCCCGGCGGCCACGGGGTACGCGCCGTACGGCCAGCCCGTGATCCCGCTGGGCGCTCCCATCGCGCCGCCGGAGCCCATTCCGCACGAGGAGGAGGGCGTCGTCGTCTTCCGCCGCGGGATGACGCTGGCGGACATGGAGCGCGAGGCCATCACCGTCGCCCTGCGCGAAGCCCGCGGCAACCGCCGCCGCGCCGCGGAGATGCTGGGGATGGGCGAGCGCACGCTGTACCGGAAGTTGAAGGAGTACGAGATGGAGCCGGGCGAAAGTGCGTGAGTGCGTTAGTGCGTGAGTGCGCTTTTCTAGCCGGTGGCCGGGTCGGGCTTCGCGTGCGATGCGGGCCTCTCGATACGCACAGTAGATCCTTCGCTTGCGCCGGAGTGTCGTGCCGGGTAGAGGCCTGTGAGGCGCGTCGCTCAGGATGACAGGTGCCTTCCCCCGCACTAACGCACTAACGCACTTTTTCTCCATTGACTGCCCCCTTCCCAATCTTCGCCGCGACCGCGCCCGGGCTTGAGCCACTGGCGGCGGCGGAGCTGCGCGCGCTGGGGATCCGGGCGGCGGCCGAGCAGGGGGGCGTCGCGTGGGAAGGGAGCGCGGAGGAGCTGTACACGGCCAACCTCTGGCTGCGCACGGCCAGCCGTGTCACGGTCGGAGCGGCGGAGTTCAGGGCGCGCACCTTTTTCGAGCTGGAGCGGCACGCGCGCAAGATCCCGTGGGAGCGATGGGTGGCGAAGGGGCGGGCGGTGCGGCTGCGCGTCACGTCGCGCAAGTCCAAGCTCTACCACGAGGGCGCCATCGCGGAGCGGGTGCTGGACGCCATCGAGCGGCGCGTTGGTGGGCTGGGTGGCGCGGAGGTGGCGCGCGACGACGACGGCGATGAGGATGCGGGCGATGCGCAGCTCTTCGTCGTGCGCTTCGTGCGCGACGGCTGCATCGTGCGGGCGGATGCGTCCGGCGCGCTGCTGCACCTGCGCGGCTACCGGCAGGCCGTCGCCCGCGCGCCGCTCCGCGAGACGCTCGCCGCCGCCGCGCTCCTGGGAAGCCGCTGGCCCGGCGACGCCCCGCTCCTCGACCCCATGTGCGGCTCGGGGACGATCCCCATCGAGGGCGCGCTGATTGCCCGCAACATCGCGCCGGGGCTGGCGGGCGCGGACCGCGAGCCCCGGCGCTTCGCCTTCCAGGAGTGGCCGGACGCGGACGCGACGGCGTGGCGGCGCGTGGTGGAGCGCGCCCAATCCGCCATCCGCCCCTCCGCCCCCGCCCCTATCCAGGGCTCCGACCGCGACGCCGGCGCCATCGAAGCCGCCAAGTCCAACGCCGAACGCGCCGGCGTCCTCGCCGACGTGGATCTCGCCGTCGCCCCCGTCTCCGCCATCGATCCTCCGGCAGGCCCGGGCTGGATCGTCACCAACCCGCCCTACGGCATCCGCGTCGGCGAGACGGAGGCGCTGCGAAACCTCTACGCGGCGCTCGGCCACGCCGCCCGCCAGCGCGCCCCCAACTGGACGATGGCCCTCCTCTCCGCCGAATCCCGCCTCGACTCCCAGGTCGGCGTCGCCTTCGAGAACGCCTTCCAAACCCGCAACGGCGGCATCCCCGTGCACTTGGCGGTGGGCAGGGTGGGGGAGGGGTGAGGTCGGGGGTGCCAGGCCAATGCCGATTGCACGAGACCGCTTCAGCGGTCTTCGCGTGGTTCCAGCCGGGGGATTTATCCCCCGGTACTCGGACGCCGGCGTTCGTTCATCCCCCGGTGCTCGGACGCCGGCGTTCGGACGCCGACGCGACGTTCGCCGCCCACGCAAAGTTTTCCCAACCACGCACGCCCGGCACGGTTCCACCCGCCCCGCGCCGCCCCACCCGCGCCGTAAGCGGATGCCGCGCCGCCACATGGGCCGAAGCACAGGAGGCGGCACACGGCTGGCATCGTGAGGAGGGGTCCGGGGCGGAAGCCTCCGTCCCGGCGCCTCCCGAAATTGCTTGCGGGGGGAGCGGGGGCGGGTTACTCTGTACCCGTCCACAGACATCGCACGTCCAGCCGCACCCCGGCGCCCGGCCCCAAGCCGCGGCGCGCTCGTCCGCGTTCCGGCAGACCCCGCGAAGCACCGCTCGCCCCGCCCGTCTCCCCGAGGTCCCGTGAGAACGCCACTCGTCGCCGCCATCGCCGGCCTGGCCGCAGCAGCGCCCCTGGCCGCACAGCAGCAGCCGCCCGCGCAGCAGGAGCGTGTGCACGTCGTCCGCCAGGGAGACACCCTGTGGGAGCTGGCGCGCACCTACATGAGCGACCCGTTCCTCTGGCCGGAGATCTTTCGGCTCAACACGGACGTGGTGCAGGACCCCGCGCGGATCTATCCTTCCGAGCGGCTCGTCCTTCCCGGCGCCGCGCGCGAAGCCGAGGGACCCCGCGACGGGCGCACGGTGTTCTACCGGGACGAGGACGCGGAGGACCGCGCCATCGTGGGCGCCTCCACCGCGCCGTACTCCGTGGTGACGCCGGGCGACTTCTACCGCGCGTCGTTCGTGGCGCCGGATGCCGAGGTGCGGCCCGTGGGGCGGCTGGCGGAGGTCGTCTCGCCCACCGAGGTGGCGCTGGACCGGCTTCCGGGAATCCAACCGTACGACCGGGTGTACGTAGCGATGGGCGCGGGGAGCGGCACCCAGGTGGGCGACCGCCTGCACTTCGTCCGCCCCGCGCGCGAGCTGCGACCCTCCGGCCGCATGTGGGAGTCCACGGGCATCGCCACGGTGGCCGCCGTGGAGGACGGGGTCGCGACGGCGGTGATGATCCGCCTGTTCGGCGAGGTACGGCCGGGCGACCTGGCGCTCCCCGCGGCGCGCTTCGAGGTCCCCGCGGGTGTGCGCCCGGAGGCGTCGACCGGGCTGCAGGGGCGGCTCCTGGGGCTGGAGACGGAGCACCCCATCGTGGCCACCATGGAGTACGCCTTCCTGGACGTGGGCCGGCAGGCCGGGGTGCGCGAGGGCGACGAGTTCGAGGTCTACCTCCCGCGCGAGGCGCGCAGCTGGGGGAGCCGCCCCGAGATCCGCGTGGGGCGCATGCAGGTGGTGAAGGTGATGGACCGCACCGCGACGGTGAAGATCACCGCGATCGAGCAGCCGGCGATGCGGCCGGGGCTCCCGGTGCGCAGGGTGGCACGGATGCCGTGACGCAGGCCGGGGGTCCGGCCTGGCCC contains these protein-coding regions:
- the gcvT gene encoding glycine cleavage system aminomethyltransferase GcvT, producing the protein MAEATLHRTPLYAEHVALNAKIVPFAGYEMPVQYPAGITAEHQAVRNAAGLFDVSHMGEFIVRGERALEFVQHVTTNDASKIEVGQAQYSTLCNDDGFLLDDLLVYRFPDHYMLVVNGSNREKDWAWVSRFAGDFGVELEDRTDDIALLALQGPRAQAILARLTDHDLDSIRYYRFAEGTVDGIPMIISRTGYTGEDGFELYVGADDAAALWRRLLEVGKEDGLLPTGLGCRDSLRLEMGYALYGNDLDEARTPLEAGLAWVTKLDKGEFVGRDALRRQKEEGVKVRLAGFKLRERGFPRHGYPVEYNGERSGEVTSGTMSPTLGYGVGLAYVPVAAAKPGTEIGIVIRDRAVPAEVMRPPFHTGGTVRT
- a CDS encoding sigma-54 dependent transcriptional regulator: MADAVLITTEDLEPAVRLRAAFEEAGIRTELLASGESLAEAVGEPVLLVITGGLRERRARSLIQQARGRAPVIGLTEPTEPTEPTGRAVCRELGLADCFPKPIDVDEVALIGRRLIQREELREIIGIVGETEEMEEVLERIVQIAPVNSTVLILGESGTGKELVARGIHALSPRRHRPFIAVNVAALTETLLESELFGHEKGAFTGAAALRKGLFELANGGTIFLDEMGEMPQATQTKLLRVLEEREFRRVGGEESIRVDVRVVAATNRDLREQVALGEFRRDLYHRLNVLRIDLPPLRQRRADIPRLIDRFIREFSAQHDRPFVGIDPEALRVLVEYDWPGNVRELRNLVESMVVLAPGRVIRPEDIPPEVRHKRTGSLLPVLAPRPVSQERGRREDGGGPSPELEFVLRTLYDLRMNLEDLRRDVEDIRKRDQPVIALPAATGYAPYGQPVIPLGAPIAPPEPIPHEEEGVVVFRRGMTLADMEREAITVALREARGNRRRAAEMLGMGERTLYRKLKEYEMEPGESA
- a CDS encoding class I SAM-dependent RNA methyltransferase encodes the protein MTAPFPIFAATAPGLEPLAAAELRALGIRAAAEQGGVAWEGSAEELYTANLWLRTASRVTVGAAEFRARTFFELERHARKIPWERWVAKGRAVRLRVTSRKSKLYHEGAIAERVLDAIERRVGGLGGAEVARDDDGDEDAGDAQLFVVRFVRDGCIVRADASGALLHLRGYRQAVARAPLRETLAAAALLGSRWPGDAPLLDPMCGSGTIPIEGALIARNIAPGLAGADREPRRFAFQEWPDADATAWRRVVERAQSAIRPSAPAPIQGSDRDAGAIEAAKSNAERAGVLADVDLAVAPVSAIDPPAGPGWIVTNPPYGIRVGETEALRNLYAALGHAARQRAPNWTMALLSAESRLDSQVGVAFENAFQTRNGGIPVHLAVGRVGEG
- a CDS encoding LysM peptidoglycan-binding domain-containing protein, whose translation is MRTPLVAAIAGLAAAAPLAAQQQPPAQQERVHVVRQGDTLWELARTYMSDPFLWPEIFRLNTDVVQDPARIYPSERLVLPGAAREAEGPRDGRTVFYRDEDAEDRAIVGASTAPYSVVTPGDFYRASFVAPDAEVRPVGRLAEVVSPTEVALDRLPGIQPYDRVYVAMGAGSGTQVGDRLHFVRPARELRPSGRMWESTGIATVAAVEDGVATAVMIRLFGEVRPGDLALPAARFEVPAGVRPEASTGLQGRLLGLETEHPIVATMEYAFLDVGRQAGVREGDEFEVYLPREARSWGSRPEIRVGRMQVVKVMDRTATVKITAIEQPAMRPGLPVRRVARMP